Proteins found in one Candidatus Methylomirabilis sp. genomic segment:
- a CDS encoding HEPN domain-containing protein: protein MHSEEDARYRLRLARGFLQEAEQDYELRRWRSCVNNAQLSLENAPQTILALFGPLARTHEPSVHLRNLIEGGRLTGTAKQTLEQLLETFETIGAEEHFLTDYGDEATYRDPWALFGENDARRALEAARRCVSGASRIFEEFPR from the coding sequence GTGCATTCTGAGGAGGATGCCCGCTACCGCCTGCGCCTTGCCCGGGGCTTTCTGCAGGAAGCGGAGCAGGATTATGAGCTTCGCCGCTGGCGCTCGTGCGTGAACAACGCGCAGCTGTCCCTGGAGAACGCCCCGCAGACCATCTTGGCACTCTTTGGCCCGTTGGCGAGGACCCACGAGCCGAGCGTCCATCTCAGGAATCTGATCGAGGGCGGGCGACTTACCGGGACAGCGAAGCAGACCTTGGAGCAGCTGCTCGAGACCTTTGAGACGATCGGGGCAGAGGAGCATTTTCTGACCGATTACGGCGATGAGGCGACGTACCGGGACCCCTGGGCGCTCTTTGGGGAGAACGATGCCCGCCGGGCATTGGAGGCAGCGCGGAGATGCGTGTCGGGAGCAAGTCGCATTTTCGAGGAGTTTCCCCGGTGA
- a CDS encoding nucleotidyltransferase domain-containing protein: MGPAQEKWASVAGAEPAGEFALRLVETLRAAFGERLVSVVLFGSHARGEARPESDVDIFLVVKGLPESPLDRIVEIRRPLAGRVRERVAFIAKTPEEVLARVPSLYLDLALDGRVLYDTGFFRERQAVLRRLIEQAGLRRVVRGGEFCWEWETPPRQGWRLDWDGYRAF; the protein is encoded by the coding sequence GGCATCGGTCGCGGGTGCGGAGCCGGCAGGCGAATTTGCCCTCCGCCTCGTCGAGACCCTGCGGGCGGCTTTTGGGGAGCGCCTCGTGTCGGTTGTGCTGTTTGGCTCCCACGCGCGTGGCGAGGCGAGACCGGAGAGCGACGTCGACATCTTCCTGGTCGTCAAGGGGCTGCCGGAGAGCCCGCTGGACCGGATCGTCGAAATCCGCCGGCCACTGGCCGGCCGGGTGCGGGAACGCGTCGCCTTCATCGCCAAGACTCCCGAAGAGGTTCTGGCCCGCGTGCCATCCCTGTACCTGGACCTGGCGCTTGACGGTCGCGTGCTTTACGACACGGGTTTCTTTCGCGAGAGGCAAGCGGTTCTCCGGCGCCTGATCGAGCAGGCGGGGCTCCGGCGAGTCGTCCGCGGTGGGGAATTTTGCTGGGAGTGGGAGACCCCCCCACGGCAGGGGTGGCGGCTCGACTGGGACGGGTACCGTGCATTCTGA